A segment of the Arachis hypogaea cultivar Tifrunner chromosome 5, arahy.Tifrunner.gnm2.J5K5, whole genome shotgun sequence genome:
GAGTCGAGATCGTAAAAGGAGAAGATAAGTGCGTGGTTGGAAAAGTTGTATGTCCACTTAATTTGTTTGGTTTTGTCCAAGAAAAGGCTTTTGGTGTTGGACATATTCCTTAAGAATATTTTCGAGCGATTTGATTAAATATAAtatgacttttttatttaaataaattaatagaagaaccaaattactcaatttttttaaatggaTTTTAAAAATGTGATTTCTCTAAATCATATAATAAATCGTCCtagatttgtgtgttttaaataatatatgaattatGTTACTCTGGGATGATTTGTGCATGAAATGCAATGCTCAAAAACACATAAATTGTCCCAGGCTTTTGTGTTTTATAAAATGTATATAAATTGTCCAAGGCCACCATAAGTTACATTTTTTTATCCTAAAGCTGATTGCCCTAGCACGATTTATGTGTAACTAGTCACCCCTCAAGACCCGCAGGATTTATGTATTACTATAGTAAGACACATTAGGCTGGGACGATTTACATTcaaaaacacaaaactcataATTATGGAATAATTTATGTACTAAAAGATGTTATAAATAAAGGAGAACCATGAATATCGATCCATAGTTGAGAGTTTTAGGAAGATGATTGAGAATGTGTTTTTGTAGTTTATTACTagagaaaaattgatgaaaaagtAAGGGTGTAACGTTCAGTAATaaaaagtagatcaggatgttcgTAAATCCTTCAACGAATTTAGAGGATTTAAGAAATAGTATATTATAgaagtaaataaaattataataaaaagtaaataaaattcatatgaataaaattaaataaaaaataaaaaattttatacacagtacaataaaatatacacaaaaaaataaaaatatcataaaaattaataaaaataagaatttatataacaatatttgtcatataaataaaaaatacaataaaaataaataaaaaattatatgaacaaaatcaaataaaataaagaaagatttcataaaaaatatatatataaaaaatagtataataaataattaaaaaatagtatGTACTCTAAAAATATAAGATcagaatactaaaaaataatataaaaaatataagatcACATTGTATTTTTATGTacaagataaatattttttatattattttttagtgtgcTGATCTTATATTTTAGAGTACATATTACTTCTTAATTCATATGAGTTTGTTTTATCATTTactaaactattttttatatgtatattttttataaattttatttttatttaattttattcatatgattgttatttattttattgtattttttatttatatgacaaATATTGTtgtataaattcttatttttatgatatttttatttttttgtttatataaatttttttatcttttattgtacCATTTTTATgttgtatataaaattttttatttttttatttggttttattaatataaattttatttactttttatcgTAATTTTATTTACTTCTATAATATACTCTTTCCAAAATTACTTTGACCTACTTTTAACTATTGAACATTACACTCTtacttttttatcaatttttttctgATAATGAACTACAAAAACACATTCTCAGCCATCTTCATAAAATTCTCAACTTAACTATGGATCGATATTCATGGTTCTCCTTTATTTATAACCTCTTTTAGCACATAAATTATTCCATAGTCATAAgctttgtattttttaatataaatcgtTTCAGCCTAATGTACCTTACCATAGTAATACATAAATCGTGCTAGGGTCTTAGGGGGTGACTAGTTACACATAAATCGTGCTAGGAAAATGAGCTTTAGGATAAAAAAATGTAACTCATGGTAGCTTAGAACGATTTATATACATTTTGTGAAACACAAAAAAGTCTGGGACGATTTATGTGTTTTTGAGCATTGCATTTCATGCATAAATCGCCCAGAATAATatgattcatatattatttaaaacacAAAAGTCTAggacaatttatatattatatgatttaggttaatcatgtttttaaaatcCATTTAGGAAAATCAAGTAATTTAGTTCTTctcttaatttatttaaataaaaaaatcatataatatAGACACGCCTTAAAAATGTATTTtcctttttatgtttttttaaaatttttttaaagaaagattaattattattaaatttataattgctTTCATTTGTAAATCTCAATTCTTTGATTAAAAAATGATtacatttttacttttttattttataaacttttttatttagaaGAACTTGATCCGTATTTGCAATCAGGGACGGATATAAGGGGGGCGAGTGGCGGCCTCGGCCCCCCAACTTTTTTTAAgagtaataagttattatgtataatttaatttttttaaaaaaatatttagtatttaatctagtataaataaaaattcagtctaatttaaatattaataatttttaatatctaaaaagtaagtaacaatattaaaaaaatttgaaaaagatattattactaatattttttaattaaataaaaaattttaaatatcataaagtgaattctttttcttcttatagccgtctttttttattcatttggtattaattctctctgtttcaactgctacaattaagagatctttttcaactatgaatattgtgaaaaataacttagaaacaaaataaaagatgaatttcttgataattttattttaattatattgaaaaaaaattactgaaaaattttacacaaattctattatcggtgaattttatgatatgaagaatcgaccatttcgttagtaaaaagtatacACATATTTCTTTTTACTTTAAATATATTCTTTGtcaatatatttttgtaatacatcttatattatataatttttttacataatttttaatattatatgtgttattggcctcccataatatcatttctggatccgtccctgtTTGCAATTGTAATTTAATGGAATGACATGGTAGTGGACCTTCATGGGTAGTGCTCGAAAGTATATATGTCACCGGCAAAGATTAAAAAAGGTTAAAGTAAAACTTTTAGTAACGAGTAGGATAAAAGTGAAAGAAAGTGAGAACTTTATTAAGTTAACAGTTAATTAACATGCTAAACTAGTGGAGAATCCTGATCATGAAGTAGTTAGCTTTATGCTATATAGTCAGGACAAGacatcacaaattcacaattGAGTTTAATTATGTGCTATTATCTAAGACAAACTAATTTTGGAAATGACAAATGCTTCAAAGATAGCAAATTATTAGTGCACTAAACAGTTATGTGCAAAAATAATTCCCCAGTAAAACTTGGATAGGCATCAAaagtttcattttgttttttgttcacttttttttttggtcaatgtTTTTTGTTCACTTTATTTGGATACATCTTACGTGGTGATTTCTGATAATGAGTACAATTTTTTTTGGTCTTTCCATTTTAATGTTTTGGTCTTCATTATAAGCTGCAGTTTATTTAATTAAGCCCATGAAAGTTGAGTAGCCCAATCCCAATTTGATTTGTAGTGGGTGTTAGTACTTAGTAGAGAGGAGTCTAAAAGGTAGGGCTGATAAACGAGTAAGATACAGTAAGATTTAGATTTtaggttttattttaattttatttgtatctttaatttttttaaaaaatttaattatattctaTGTGTAGgttgagatttttttattttaattttattcgtaCTTTAAGGTTTTATATCCATTGAGttgtaacaaattaatttttgattttttttaattaaatacaagatttaattattttataatttatagatatactattaaaataaaaaatataaaattaaatctatATTAATTCGATTCTGTGAGAAAACCAACTAAAAAGGTAATCAATTAGAgtcaattagttaaaaaataaaaagttagttataaaataaaaaaataatcttctactatcttaattttttgaatttcaaaatttaaaatacaaaaaattaatttgagttgGCTTAGATGGTAGTTGGctccctaaatttttttaaatttaaaataatcaaattatatataataaaatctgttaaaaattacaaaatagagaTGCTATAAATAAAACACACAAAATAATGAATTAGAAAGGTGGTGGTGTTGTTCTCTGCCGAAATTGGGTTTGAATCTGAAAGCTCCAAGCATAGCTCATCATTCCTCACTCTCTCGCTCGTAACTCCTTACCACCTCTACTCTCTGTAAACCCCTCtcactctctttctctttttctttctcttttatattcCTTTCCATTTTCTATATAGAGATACGAAATTCGCTGCCTTTGTTTGATTATTGTTTCCGACTTAGCTGAATTATTATGTGTTTTCCTTTTCTGATTAGGTTTTGTGAATTCTCATGAATTCCAATTAACTCGCTTACTGAATCCATATATAACATGCAATAACCCCCACCGATTCGTTAATAGGTCCTTGATCATCATCGTACGCATGCATGATCGTAGTTACGTATTCATTCACATATAGTATATACCGTATTAATTAAGTGTAATCTTAGCTTCTAAAATGCTGTATCTTTCTTGTAAAATCATGTTGTGATGAAAGGTGAAACGATGAAACCGATGGTACTATCTACTTTTGGGAGCTGGATATAAGAAGACATGGGTGGTTGCTGTTGCTGTTCTTCCAAGGACACTGATTCTGCTCAAAATACCTACTATTACGTCAGTATATCCCTGCACTACTTGTGCTTCCattacattattttttatgttcttcTTTTGAATTCAGCTCAGGACCGTATAAATCAACAGTAATATACACGTATATAACTAAAAGAGGAATACTAGAGGGCCAtcgaatttattgtttttggctGTTAGTTAGtcgttaatatttaaaagtatgtgATAAAATATGTTGTTAAATTTACTAGACTAAAAGAACTAGGCTAAAAGAATTGAGTTGATGACTAAGTgatggtaaaaaataataaattctgataatttcctaatatttttctaactaaAATTGTAAGTATGGTATATGTAATCCACAGATATGATTTTATTCTATTAAGTATATTTTGGTGTCTATTGTCGTCGCCAAACATCTCCTAATTTATACTGAGAATAAACTCCTAGTCCAACATCTTAATTGTTCATGATATGCAGTCAATGTGTTAAGCCATTGTTTCAATTGTATATGCAGTACCCGAGAGTATCAGAGGAGCATGTTCCGTTATCATCCAATCATGGTGCTGCGTCTGTTTTTGCTGGAGGTCTGTTAGTTGATACTAACCTAGATACTTCAATTCCTGATACTTATACACCACCTCCTGCTCCTGCACCTTTCAATGTTACATTAGGTCCCAATCCAACTCTACCTGTAGCCAGAGAAATTTGTGCTGACAAAACTAATGCATCAGCTGCTGGGGCAAATCATGAGGCCTCCGCTAAGTTGGAAGAGCTGAAGGAATCAGCAGGGCTCAAAGTTCAGACAGACCTAGAACTACGAAAACTGGTAGAACCTATCATTTTAGAGGAAGAGGAGGATGTGTGCCCAATTTGTTTAGAAGGTGATATATTGTCACAGCTAATTTTGCTTTCACCGTGAAATAAGCTTTATTATGTAGCTGTTGAAGATGACAGTTTTCGTGTTTTAAACTTGCAGAGTATGATGCAGAGAATCCAAAACTCACTACAAAGTGTGATCATTATTTCCACCTTGCATGCATTCTGGAATGGATGGAAAGAAGCGAAACTTGTCCTGTATGTGATCAGGTTTGTCTCGATCATTCCCACTTTTCTCAACATATGCCCTTGTGGAATACACATGTTTATCTTTTCATACAGGATATGGTTTTGGACCCTCTCATTCACTGAAGACATCGCGAACTTTGGTCAAGCATGCTGTAGATTGTAGAGAGCTCTGGTTAAAAACGCTAAACTTTTCTGTTCTGGCAACCCAAGTATATGGTTTTATTTGTTCAGGTTTCAAGGTTTCGTGGGGATTCTTTTTCCATTTCCTATGCTCAACCCGGCTTGTTGATAACGGGCAATTTCATTCATCTTCGTGGTTATTTAGTTAGAAAGTTGAAGTGATATCCGCAGACCAAATGGAACAGTGAACTGTTGTAAATAGAATTTATATGATTCACAGAGCTTATTCTTGGAGACAACTTAATTACAGAACAGAGAAGTGAATATATTTTTCGTTTACTCGTAATGTCTATCACTGTTGTAGGATTCTCGTTATGTTGCTTTTATCTCATTTGAATATAGCTATATATCCTTCTCAGCGATATTGAATTGGAATTTCTTGCAGTAGAGAAActaaataatctttcttaaaggGAATATAAATGTTATCAGGTAAGCAAAATTAAGATAAGACACTTTCATGTATTCGTTTGCAAATTGATATAATACGCTATTATGTAGAACGTCAAGAACATATTACTTTTGTGAGTGAAGAGTGAAAACGATACATCTATCACTCCCTGCACCCAACTCAGTCGATCATCTCCGACACTTAGATGGAGCACTCGAGGGAAGTTGAAGTTCTTTGCATGATGGTGCATATCATGTTCATGCTTTAGCGATGACAAAAATCTCGTAATGGTGTGTAATTCATGAACGTATGATGTTACATCTTCTAGATATAGATTGCTGCATCCATAAATGATTAAACCCATAAGATTTTACATGTCATTTGATTGACATGATGAAACAGTATGTTTAAAACCCGAGGCACATTAGTTAATTCTTATAAGCTGGCAACATACACGGACACGGGTTTAAACATATCATATTATTCAGGTATTAACTGATGATATAatcattatttaaattttagttaataGTTCTATCAATCAGCccttatagctcagtggtagagcgTCAGTCTTGTAAACTGAAGGTCCGTAGTTCGATCCTGCGTGGGggcaattatttttattttccaccGTCAGTCtaaacatattaaaattttattttttcaatactGAAAAGGACAGAGACAAAATCAATTGCGAATTTGCGATGCATTTTTACTGTACAGTCCACAGTAGCTCATTAATTATATGATTGAACCGCTCCAACGTACTTTCCGAGGTTTCCATATTTTAATAGTAACAGCCTCCCCTGTTCATATTCACTGTTCCTAGTTGGTAAAGAAACATGCATAGTGCCATTTAGTTTAGCTTTTcattggaaaaaacaaaaaaaacaaaaaaacaaaaaggaaCACGCATGGAACTCTTTGGGTTTGGGTatacataattatttttgtttttatttttattttatcgacACAAGTACAATCAGCCAGTTCACTACATGTTATATAGCTTGTCATTTCTTTGAATTTATCTAAATCAAAAAGGGCTTCTTGTACATGTACCTAGATAGAATTGAAATCTTGCATGATTCTAAAGCCTTGAGCGGTGTCCTCATCAGATTGATAATTCAAACATGATAGCTACCTTAATGTGATTGTGATTGTTCATTCAACCACTTGCCAGATTGTGCATGTCAATGACTCAGACATCCACATCAAAACAAAAAAGCAATAATTTGACCTATGTTACCATTAGTCTAGCAGTGGAAAATAAATAACAAACTAACAAAGGGTTACTGAGTATGGAGTAATGTTGAATGGAAGAGTATGGTaagttttgatttattagaaATGGTTTGTGTATAGAATATAGAGGTAGATTTTTCCTATTCCTTTGTTACAAGGTACAAAATCTAAGTAGTTGAAGCATGAACTTGGACATTAGAAATAAGCCTGGGGAGTTTTCTTAATGTTTCACGAGCAGATATAGTATCTGGATGATGCTCACCACAAATTGAAGTTCTGATGAAAACAGCCTTCTTGATTAGATCCTCCCCAATATCAAACTGGGCACCTCTTAGCATTAGCTTAGCTCTAGTTTCAAGAACAGTGGCTCTACACAAAGCCAGTTCTTCCCAAAGAGAAGGATTCAACTGAGCATTAGTCTGGACAGACCTCCAACAAAGCGATTTCTGGAGGCACTTGTCCACCGGGGTAACGAATGCTTGGTCCGCGGCTTCCAAGGCATTGGTGCAGAGCCGGAGAAGCTCCAGAGCCGCCGTGCAGCGAGAATAAGTGATGAATGTGTGAATGGCAAGAGGCAGAACCATTCTTTTGACAAGATATAAAAGCTCAGACACCTTGAGCTCAACAACTACCGGATCCCGGCCGAATCCAAATAACAGAAAACAAGCAGCCCATAAATGGTCAAGAGTTTGTGCTATTGATCCTTGAATGATGACAGCTTGAATCATTGCTTGTGCAGCTCCAGGAACATCTCTTTTCCTGGCATATACTTTGATGAGCTCATTGAATTGGATGTAACCTTCCTTAGTGCTACTTCTTGCAATGCTAAATCTTAACAGCAAAGAAGATGCTTCTAATTCTGATTTTTTGATGTATGAGGATGTGAATCCACAGGTTAAGGCTTGGAGTAACTTTCTAAACAAGCATCTGCCCTGGCACTTTTCTGGTATCTTGTTAGCTGCTACTGCCAATAAGGAAACTGGAATTGCACCAGGAGCAAACCATCCACTTGCCAGCACCATTCTGGTTGCCAAGCTTCTTGGGCCATCTGCATGATCAAAAATGGAGAAACAAACTTCGAAAAGCTGCACAAGAAATGTGTTCTTCCTCCACCACCGGTCTTCTTTTCCGCTCCACGACATTTCCTTCAGAGGCATTCTGTTTATGGTTTCTAGAAGCCTGGTTGGGGTTATTGGTAGTTCAGACAAAATTGCACTCACAATGGCAAGGCCTAATGTTAATCTTCCAAGTTTCTCCTCAATAGTCCTCAGAGCATCAACCTCTGTAACTGGATAGTCCTTGCCAATACCTAGCATTAGAGACAATGCTTCAACTCCTGATAAGTATGAGAGCTTCAAAGGTTCCAAGTTCATGATGCAAGGAAGGCGTGTCGATATGATCACATGTGTTTCGCCACCAAAGCGAGGGAGAAGATCCATGACAGCAAGTTTGTGATCCCACCAATCTTTTTCGCTCTCCAAGTTATCAATTATCACAAGATATGGAATGTTCCTCATCAGCTCTTTTCGAACTCTAGAAATCGCTGTGATCTCCTGCTCTTCAAAGCCTTTGATCCTATTTTTATCCAAACTGTTCTCAATTCCCACATCAACTTCCAAAAAAGACCTGAGGTTAAGGTAGTTTTGCCTTATATATCTGCCTTCCCCTCCTATCCATAAAATCATCTTGTATCTCTGATGAAATCTGTAAGCAAATTCAAGAATGAGTTCTGTTTTACCAATTCCTGCATCCCCTGAAACACATGCAATACCTTTCCCACACAACATATTCCTTCCCCTTTTCCTTCTAGCATACTTTCCACGCTTGAGCCTTGAATGGTAGTGCTGCATTTCAATCTCTTTCTCTGACTCCTTCCATACAACTGGCTCTTTCTGTTTCTTGCAGCCATTTCCTGCATGCTTTTCCCTTTCATCTAGCATATTACTCTTGCCCCAACCAATTGTCACATTCTTTCTTCTTGGTTTAGCCTTAAGTTCAATGTAGTCCTTCTCTGCATCTCCAGAGACATCTCCAAAAAGCATAAACTCCAGTTCTGAAAGCTCTTTCTTTCTCCCAATAAAACTCTCATTTCTGGTGAAAGGGAACtcctctttttctattttttctctcCACTTAGTCAAATTCTCACCAACACTTCTCCTACCCAACCTCATTGCTATTAATGTGACAGCTCTGAGTATGCAATCTCTCCAGTTTCCATCCTGCGCTTCCAGTTTCGGTTCATCAACCCGAGAGAGGCCGTGCACGGCATCTCGCCACTCCTGTTCCAATCCTTCATACATAAGCCAAAGTTCACCTCCATGTTTTTCCCACAGCTCACCCCTCTTTTCAATTATGTCCCGGACAAGACAATCGGCTGGACTCAAATCAAAGTATATTGGAACCAAATTCTTCTTGCTAGAAAAGAAATGCAGCTCCTCAATAGTGTAAGGATTCTTGAAAGACTTGTTTGTTATAATCACTATCCCAAAAGAAGCAGCATTCATGGCTCTCTCCACAATGCCAAGTTTGCGAGAGCTCCTACATCGAGCCCTGTCTGATACAAAGCAACTGATTCCTTGAAGTTCTAATTCAGCACGAAGCCAATTAACAAATCTTACAAAAGGAGGTTTTGAGCCATGTAATCCAATGAAAACATCACAATTCCTTAATCTATAAGAAGAACATGATGTAGAATCTGGAATGGATGAAGTTCTATGACATCTATCTTTcttatctcttctctctttctttgcAAAATATCGATCATCCCGGTGATAGCATGAACTAGATATGCTACTGCTAGATATGCCAACTGAGGAAGATATCCGATCAAGTTTTTGCAAATCACCTGAGTTACCAGATGCATCTGGGAAGGTGCATCCAACATTTACATCAAACTTTGGTTCTTGAATGATGGAACTGGTGCTAGGGGAAGCAACATCCAAATGAACCACCCTATTACTTGGACCCGGAGCAGCATCAGGTATGAGTGATGGTGATCTTGGAGAGAAGAAGGGTGACTGGTTTGCTGAAAAGAATGCTGAAGATGAAGATGACATATTCCTTAGAGTCATGGCTTTTAAGGACCCAGACATGGGGCTCTCTTCTTCAATATCCATCATTCCCCAAGTTATCAAAGATATCAAATCCAACCATGCAAGCAAACAAATTTTACAAACACCCCTCTGAAATTCAGGATTATATTCGTTAGCCACAACCTCTATTCCAAGTTATAGATCTCGAATTTTACAtacacaaaagaaaaactaatatGAAGAAACAAAAACTTTATTTCTCAAATCACGCATAGCTCTAACCATTTTAAGTAGCAATTGCCAACATGGAAAACTTCACAGAAAGATTTTGAACATAAAAGAAAATAACGTGCCTGTTTTATGCAGCAGACTCAAAAATAACACAGAATTTGCTAAGTAATTCtttaaccaaattttaaaatcaaagaaggaggaggaggaggagatggcATAATGTCCAAACTTATTTTAGAGATTGAGttgataaaatcataaaattgcaTAGTGATTCAGATCTGAATACTTACGTGGATGCCAAGCTGAAACACAGTGTCGCAGATTCACTGTTCTGGCTCTTTGAACAAATAAGGAAGGATCATTAACTTATAACCATTAAGACTTATCCAATTCATATGCACTGTGAAGTGTGGACAGTGTCAATAACGAACTCCAACAACTCACCTaagaaaatttagaaaaaaacatCATCATAAGAGGTAAAAAGGAAAATCACccataaataaatacaaatatatattattaaatatcatTGATCATTGAAGGTTAAAATAGATCACCACCTATGAATGGAAGGCTTTAAAAACGCAGACACGCCTTGAAAAACTAGCGAGACATATGAATGTGTTATGAGTGACCCGTGATGTGAAGTGCAGAAATTATTGCGTCAAAGTGTTTGCGGGGAAGAGCCCAtttttagaaaaagaagaaaagatagaacttGTTGAAAATGAAGGCAAAAAGCTCGTACCTTTTTGCTCAGAAGGAGTGTGGGAGATGGAGAACAAGTCTTGAGGGTTCAGAAACACTAGCTGTTTTTTGATAACCACGccattttatgattttaatttgttttgtatttgtttatatatttatatatatataataactaaaatgTTGTCTCAGTAGTACTCTATCTGCCTTGTTAAATCTTAAAAAGAACCCTTTTCACACCCtagatttgaatattgtatgaatcTTCTTGTTATGTTATTTATGTAATTATGTGTATGtgtg
Coding sequences within it:
- the LOC112801464 gene encoding uncharacterized protein isoform X2, with translation MGGCCCCSSKDTDSAQNTYYYYPRVSEEHVPLSSNHGAASVFAGGPNPTLPVAREICADKTNASAAGANHEASAKLEELKESAGLKVQTDLELRKLVEPIILEEEEDVCPICLEEYDAENPKLTTKCDHYFHLACILEWMERSETCPVCDQDMVLDPLIH
- the LOC112801464 gene encoding probable E3 ubiquitin-protein ligase RHB1A isoform X1 translates to MGGCCCCSSKDTDSAQNTYYYYPRVSEEHVPLSSNHGAASVFAGGLLVDTNLDTSIPDTYTPPPAPAPFNVTLGPNPTLPVAREICADKTNASAAGANHEASAKLEELKESAGLKVQTDLELRKLVEPIILEEEEDVCPICLEEYDAENPKLTTKCDHYFHLACILEWMERSETCPVCDQDMVLDPLIH
- the LOC112801465 gene encoding uncharacterized protein, which encodes MMDIEEESPMSGSLKAMTLRNMSSSSSAFFSANQSPFFSPRSPSLIPDAAPGPSNRVVHLDVASPSTSSIIQEPKFDVNVGCTFPDASGNSGDLQKLDRISSSVGISSSSISSSCYHRDDRYFAKKERRDKKDRCHRTSSIPDSTSCSSYRLRNCDVFIGLHGSKPPFVRFVNWLRAELELQGISCFVSDRARCRSSRKLGIVERAMNAASFGIVIITNKSFKNPYTIEELHFFSSKKNLVPIYFDLSPADCLVRDIIEKRGELWEKHGGELWLMYEGLEQEWRDAVHGLSRVDEPKLEAQDGNWRDCILRAVTLIAMRLGRRSVGENLTKWREKIEKEEFPFTRNESFIGRKKELSELEFMLFGDVSGDAEKDYIELKAKPRRKNVTIGWGKSNMLDEREKHAGNGCKKQKEPVVWKESEKEIEMQHYHSRLKRGKYARRKRGRNMLCGKGIACVSGDAGIGKTELILEFAYRFHQRYKMILWIGGEGRYIRQNYLNLRSFLEVDVGIENSLDKNRIKGFEEQEITAISRVRKELMRNIPYLVIIDNLESEKDWWDHKLAVMDLLPRFGGETHVIISTRLPCIMNLEPLKLSYLSGVEALSLMLGIGKDYPVTEVDALRTIEEKLGRLTLGLAIVSAILSELPITPTRLLETINRMPLKEMSWSGKEDRWWRKNTFLVQLFEVCFSIFDHADGPRSLATRMVLASGWFAPGAIPVSLLAVAANKIPEKCQGRCLFRKLLQALTCGFTSSYIKKSELEASSLLLRFSIARSSTKEGYIQFNELIKVYARKRDVPGAAQAMIQAVIIQGSIAQTLDHLWAACFLLFGFGRDPVVVELKVSELLYLVKRMVLPLAIHTFITYSRCTAALELLRLCTNALEAADQAFVTPVDKCLQKSLCWRSVQTNAQLNPSLWEELALCRATVLETRAKLMLRGAQFDIGEDLIKKAVFIRTSICGEHHPDTISARETLRKLPRLISNVQVHASTT